A genomic window from Pseudocitrobacter corydidari includes:
- the lolD gene encoding lipoprotein-releasing ABC transporter ATP-binding protein LolD codes for MNKILLQCDNLCKRYQEGSVQTDVLHNVSFNVGEGEMMAIVGSSGSGKSTLLHLLGGLDTPTSGDVIFSGQPMSKLSSAAKAELRNQKLGFIYQFHHLLPDFTALENVAMPLLIGKKKPAEINARALEMLNAVGLGHRARHRPSELSGGERQRVAIARALVNNPRLVLADEPTGNLDAKNADSIFKLLGELNQSQGTAFLVVTHDLQLAKRMGRQLEMRDGHLTDQLSLMGAD; via the coding sequence ATGAATAAGATCCTGTTGCAATGCGACAACCTGTGCAAACGCTATCAGGAAGGCTCTGTGCAAACCGACGTGCTGCACAATGTGAGCTTTAACGTAGGCGAAGGCGAGATGATGGCGATTGTCGGCAGCTCCGGCTCCGGTAAAAGTACGCTGCTGCACCTGCTGGGCGGGCTGGATACCCCGACCTCCGGCGACGTTATTTTCAGCGGTCAGCCAATGAGCAAGCTCTCTTCGGCGGCAAAAGCTGAGCTGCGTAACCAGAAACTCGGCTTTATCTATCAGTTCCACCACCTGCTGCCCGATTTTACCGCGCTGGAAAACGTGGCAATGCCGCTGCTTATCGGCAAGAAGAAACCCGCGGAAATCAACGCGCGCGCATTAGAGATGCTGAACGCCGTTGGGCTTGGGCATCGTGCCCGCCATCGCCCGTCGGAACTCTCAGGCGGCGAACGCCAGCGCGTGGCAATTGCCCGTGCACTGGTCAACAACCCGCGTCTGGTGCTGGCAGATGAACCGACCGGCAACCTGGATGCCAAAAACGCTGACAGCATTTTTAAACTGCTGGGTGAACTGAACCAGTCGCAGGGTACCGCGTTCCTGGTGGTCACCCACGACCTGCAACTGGCGAAACGTATGGGCCGCCAGCTTGAGATGCGCGATGGCCATCTTACCGATCAGTTATCCCTGATGGGAGCAGATTGA
- the mfd gene encoding transcription-repair coupling factor, whose protein sequence is MPELARYALPTKAGDQRQLGELTGAACATLVAEISERHAGPVILIAPDMQNALRLHDEISQFTDNLVMNLADWETLPYDSFSPHQDIISSRLSTLYQLPMMQRGVLIVPVSTLMQRVCPHSYLHGHALMMQKGQRLSRDALRAQLDSAGYRHVDQVMEHGEYATRGALLDLFPMGSEQPYRLDFFDDEIDSLRVFDPDSQRTLEEVDSINLLPAHEFPTDKTAIELFRSQWRDKFDVKRDAEHIYQQVSKGTLPAGIEYWQPLFFSEPLPPLFSYFPANTLLVNTGDLDASATRFQADAQARFENRGVDPMRPLLEPELLWLRPDELNSELKKWPRIQLKTEHLPEKAANTNLGFQPLPELAIQAQNKAPLDNLRRFLESFTGPVIFSVESEGRREALGELLARIKLSPKRILRLDEATDTGRYLMIGAAEHGFIDTQNNRALICESDLLGERVARRRQDSRRTINPDTLIRNLAELHIGQPVVHLEHGVGRYAGMTTLEAGGIKGEYLMLTYANEAKLYVPVSSLHLISRYAGGAEENAPLHKLGGDAWARARQKASEKVRDVAAELLDIYAQRAAKEGFAFKHDREQYQLFCDSFPFETTPDQAQAINAVLSDMCQPLAMDRLVCGDVGFGKTEVAMRAAFLAVENNKQVAVLVPTTLLAQQHYDNFRDRFANWPVRIEMLSRFRSAKEQAQILEQVAEGKIDILIGTHKLLQSDVKLKDLGLLIVDEEHRFGVRHKERIKAMRADVDILTLTATPIPRTLNMAMSGMRDLSIIATPPARRLAVKTFVREYDNLVVREAILREILRGGQVYYLFNDVENIQKTADKLAELVPEARIAIGHGQMRERELERVMNDFHHQRFNVLVCTTIIETGIDIPTANTIIIERADHFGLAQLHQLRGRVGRSHHQAYAWLLTPHPKAMTTDAQKRLEAIASLEDLGAGFALATHDLEIRGAGELLGEDQSGSMETIGFSLYMELLENAVDALKEGREPSLEDLTSQQTEVELRMPSLLPDDFIPDVNTRLSFYKRIASAKSESELDEIKVELIDRFGLLPDAARTLLDIARLRQQAQKLGIRKLEGNEKGGVIEFAEKNHVNPSWLIGLLQKQPQHYRLDGPTRLKFFQDLSERKARMEWVRQFMRQLEENAIA, encoded by the coding sequence ATGCCTGAACTAGCCCGTTACGCCCTACCCACCAAAGCTGGCGATCAGCGTCAACTGGGGGAACTGACCGGTGCGGCCTGCGCCACGCTGGTCGCGGAGATTTCCGAACGTCATGCCGGCCCGGTTATCCTGATTGCGCCGGATATGCAAAATGCCCTGCGACTGCACGATGAAATCAGCCAGTTTACCGATAATCTGGTAATGAACCTCGCCGACTGGGAAACGCTGCCGTACGACAGTTTCTCGCCGCATCAGGACATCATTTCGTCACGTCTTTCAACGCTTTATCAGTTGCCAATGATGCAGCGCGGCGTGCTGATAGTGCCCGTAAGCACACTGATGCAGCGCGTTTGCCCGCACAGTTATCTGCACGGCCACGCATTGATGATGCAAAAAGGCCAGCGTCTGTCGCGCGATGCGCTACGTGCGCAGCTCGATAGCGCGGGTTATCGCCACGTGGATCAGGTAATGGAGCACGGCGAGTACGCCACGCGCGGTGCGCTGCTCGACCTCTTCCCGATGGGCAGCGAGCAGCCCTATCGTCTCGATTTCTTCGATGATGAAATCGACAGCCTGCGCGTGTTCGACCCGGACAGCCAACGCACGCTGGAAGAAGTCGACTCCATTAATCTTCTGCCTGCACACGAGTTTCCGACGGATAAAACCGCCATCGAGCTGTTCCGCAGCCAGTGGCGCGATAAGTTCGATGTGAAGCGCGATGCTGAGCATATCTATCAACAGGTGAGTAAAGGTACGCTGCCTGCGGGCATCGAGTACTGGCAGCCGCTGTTCTTTAGCGAACCGCTACCGCCGCTGTTCAGCTACTTCCCGGCCAATACGCTACTGGTCAATACCGGTGACCTCGACGCCAGCGCCACGCGCTTCCAGGCGGATGCACAGGCGCGCTTCGAGAATCGCGGCGTCGACCCGATGCGCCCGTTACTGGAGCCGGAACTGCTGTGGCTGCGCCCGGACGAGCTTAACAGCGAGTTAAAAAAATGGCCGCGCATTCAGCTTAAAACAGAGCATCTTCCGGAGAAAGCCGCCAATACTAACCTCGGCTTCCAGCCGCTGCCGGAGCTGGCGATTCAGGCGCAAAACAAAGCGCCGCTGGATAACCTGCGCCGCTTCCTGGAATCCTTCACCGGCCCGGTGATTTTCTCCGTAGAGAGTGAAGGCCGTCGGGAAGCGTTAGGCGAGCTTCTGGCGCGTATTAAGCTGTCGCCAAAACGTATTCTGCGGCTGGATGAAGCCACGGACACCGGGCGCTATCTGATGATTGGCGCGGCGGAGCACGGGTTTATCGACACGCAGAATAACCGGGCGCTGATTTGCGAAAGCGACCTGCTGGGCGAGCGCGTGGCGCGACGTCGGCAGGACTCCCGACGCACCATCAATCCGGATACCTTAATCCGCAACCTGGCTGAGCTGCATATTGGCCAGCCGGTGGTGCATCTGGAACACGGGGTTGGCCGCTACGCCGGGATGACCACGCTGGAGGCCGGTGGCATCAAAGGCGAATACCTGATGCTGACCTACGCCAACGAGGCCAAACTGTATGTACCGGTCTCCTCGTTGCATCTGATTAGCCGCTACGCGGGTGGTGCGGAAGAAAATGCGCCGCTGCATAAACTGGGCGGCGATGCCTGGGCACGCGCCCGACAGAAAGCCTCTGAGAAAGTGCGCGATGTCGCAGCCGAGTTGCTTGATATTTATGCCCAGCGTGCAGCGAAAGAAGGCTTTGCCTTTAAACACGATCGTGAACAGTATCAGCTTTTCTGCGATAGCTTCCCGTTTGAAACCACGCCAGATCAGGCGCAGGCCATTAATGCTGTGTTGAGCGATATGTGCCAGCCGCTGGCGATGGACCGACTGGTGTGCGGCGACGTTGGCTTTGGTAAAACCGAAGTGGCGATGCGCGCCGCATTCCTCGCCGTCGAAAACAACAAACAGGTGGCCGTGCTGGTGCCGACTACCCTGCTGGCGCAACAGCACTACGATAACTTCCGCGACCGTTTTGCCAACTGGCCGGTGCGCATTGAAATGCTCTCCCGCTTCCGTAGCGCCAAAGAGCAGGCACAAATTCTGGAACAGGTGGCGGAAGGTAAAATCGACATTCTGATAGGCACCCACAAGCTGTTACAAAGCGATGTGAAGCTGAAGGATTTAGGCCTGTTAATTGTCGATGAAGAGCACCGCTTCGGCGTGCGCCACAAAGAACGCATTAAAGCGATGCGCGCCGACGTGGATATCCTGACGCTCACCGCCACGCCAATCCCGCGTACGCTGAATATGGCGATGAGCGGCATGCGCGATTTGTCGATTATTGCCACGCCACCGGCGCGCCGACTGGCGGTGAAAACCTTCGTGCGTGAATACGATAACCTGGTGGTTCGTGAAGCCATTCTGCGTGAAATTTTGCGTGGCGGTCAGGTCTACTACCTGTTCAATGACGTTGAAAACATCCAGAAAACAGCGGATAAACTGGCCGAACTGGTGCCGGAAGCGCGTATCGCGATAGGCCATGGTCAGATGCGCGAACGTGAACTGGAACGCGTGATGAACGATTTTCACCACCAGCGGTTTAATGTGCTGGTATGTACCACCATCATCGAGACCGGTATCGACATTCCGACCGCCAATACCATCATTATTGAGCGGGCGGATCACTTCGGCCTGGCGCAGCTGCACCAGTTGCGTGGCCGCGTGGGGCGTTCGCATCACCAGGCCTATGCCTGGCTGCTGACCCCGCATCCAAAGGCGATGACCACCGATGCGCAGAAACGTCTGGAAGCCATTGCTTCGCTGGAAGATCTCGGTGCTGGATTCGCGCTGGCGACCCACGACCTTGAAATTCGCGGCGCGGGGGAACTGCTTGGCGAAGATCAGAGCGGTTCAATGGAAACCATTGGCTTCTCGCTCTATATGGAGCTTTTAGAAAACGCCGTTGATGCGCTGAAAGAAGGCCGTGAGCCGTCGTTGGAAGATCTCACCAGCCAGCAAACGGAAGTGGAGCTGCGTATGCCGTCTCTGCTGCCGGATGATTTCATTCCTGATGTGAATACGCGTCTCTCCTTCTACAAGCGTATCGCCAGTGCGAAAAGCGAAAGCGAGCTGGATGAAATCAAAGTGGAACTGATTGACCGCTTTGGCCTGTTGCCGGATGCGGCGCGCACGCTGCTGGATATCGCGCGTCTGCGTCAACAGGCGCAGAAACTGGGTATTCGGAAGCTGGAAGGCAATGAGAAAGGCGGCGTGATTGAGTTCGCGGAGAAAAACCACGTCAATCCGAGCTGGCTGATTGGTCTGTTGCAAAAACAGCCACAGCACTATCGTCTGGACGGCCCAACGCGGCTGAAGTTCTTCCAGGACCTGAGCGAGCGTAAAGCGCGCATGGAATGGGTGCGACAGTTTATGCGTCAGTTAGAAGAGAACGCCATCGCGTAA
- the cobB gene encoding Sir2 family NAD+-dependent deacetylase translates to MQSRRLHRLSRFRRNKRQLRQRLRQRIFFTDRVIPEHMDKPRVLVLTGAGISAESGIRTFRAADGLWEEHRVEDVATPEGFQRDPALVQAFYNARRRQLQQPEIQPNAAHIALARLEEALGDNFMLVTQNIDNLHERAGSKNVLHMHGELLKVRCTQSGQVLDWTDDVTPDDKCHCCQFPAPLRPHIVWFGEMPFEMDHIYLALSMADIFIAIGTSGHVYPAAGFVHEAKLHGAKTVELNLEPSQVGSEFEEKYYGLASEVVPAFVDQLLQKM, encoded by the coding sequence ATGCAGTCGCGCCGCTTACATCGATTGAGCCGTTTTCGTCGGAATAAACGTCAGCTGCGCCAGCGTCTGCGCCAGCGGATTTTTTTCACTGACAGGGTGATACCAGAGCATATGGATAAACCAAGAGTTCTTGTGCTAACGGGCGCCGGTATCTCGGCTGAATCGGGTATTCGCACGTTTCGCGCGGCTGATGGACTGTGGGAAGAGCACCGGGTTGAAGATGTCGCGACGCCGGAAGGGTTCCAGCGCGATCCGGCGTTGGTTCAGGCATTTTACAATGCCCGCCGCAGACAGCTTCAGCAGCCGGAAATCCAGCCGAATGCGGCGCATATTGCGCTTGCCAGGCTGGAAGAGGCGCTGGGCGATAACTTTATGCTGGTGACGCAAAATATCGATAATCTGCATGAGCGCGCAGGCAGCAAAAACGTGCTGCATATGCACGGCGAACTGCTCAAAGTGCGCTGCACGCAGAGCGGACAAGTGCTGGACTGGACAGACGATGTGACGCCGGACGATAAATGTCACTGTTGTCAGTTCCCGGCGCCGTTGCGTCCGCATATCGTTTGGTTCGGTGAGATGCCATTTGAGATGGACCACATCTATCTGGCGCTCTCTATGGCCGATATTTTTATCGCCATCGGGACCTCCGGCCACGTCTACCCGGCGGCAGGTTTTGTGCATGAAGCCAAACTGCACGGCGCGAAAACCGTGGAGCTCAACCTTGAACCAAGCCAGGTGGGCAGCGAGTTTGAAGAGAAGTACTACGGGTTGGCGAGTGAAGTGGTGCCAGCCTTTGTCGATCAACTGCTGCAAAAAATGTAA
- a CDS encoding acyltransferase family protein, translating into MQQKTLWINQIKGLCICLVVVYHSVITFYPHLYAFQHPWSETLSKCWIYFNLYLAPFRMPVFFFISGFLIKRYVAEVPWKGCVDKRIWHIVYVLALWGLLQWLALRQLNGWLAPERDLGNAANAAYADNPGEFLYGMLTASTSLWYLYALVVYFVFCKLFVRAKAPLLVALAVLSVAINYLPLPWWGMNSVLRNVIYYALGAWYGTAVMTWLTTALPRKAFVPLLVFALAAVALYFKGIPLLMALLSIFVIMKLFWRASHVIQPRENNWLNVVGSNTIAIYTTHRILVEGASLVLIKQVSGHAFTATSELALLLTYPLLSLFVCTLFGLLVRQISRRLTDDLLFSPPAKRALATS; encoded by the coding sequence ATGCAACAAAAAACATTATGGATCAACCAGATAAAAGGACTATGTATCTGCCTGGTGGTGGTGTATCACTCGGTGATAACCTTCTATCCGCATCTCTATGCGTTCCAGCATCCCTGGTCAGAGACGCTCTCGAAATGCTGGATCTACTTTAATTTATATCTCGCCCCGTTCCGCATGCCGGTCTTTTTCTTTATTTCGGGCTTTCTCATTAAGCGCTATGTCGCCGAAGTGCCATGGAAAGGCTGTGTGGATAAACGCATCTGGCATATTGTCTACGTGCTGGCGCTTTGGGGGCTGTTGCAGTGGCTGGCACTGCGCCAGTTGAACGGCTGGCTGGCACCTGAGCGCGACCTTGGCAATGCGGCCAACGCAGCCTACGCCGATAACCCCGGCGAGTTTTTGTACGGCATGCTCACCGCCAGCACCAGCCTGTGGTATCTCTACGCGCTGGTCGTCTATTTCGTGTTCTGCAAATTGTTTGTGCGCGCGAAGGCACCGCTACTTGTCGCGTTAGCCGTCCTCAGCGTGGCAATCAACTACCTGCCGCTACCGTGGTGGGGAATGAACAGCGTGCTGCGCAACGTTATCTATTATGCGCTGGGCGCATGGTACGGCACGGCGGTGATGACCTGGCTGACAACAGCGCTGCCGCGCAAGGCCTTTGTTCCGCTTCTGGTTTTCGCGCTTGCCGCCGTGGCGCTCTACTTCAAAGGTATTCCGCTGCTGATGGCGCTGCTGTCGATTTTCGTCATCATGAAGCTGTTCTGGCGAGCCAGTCACGTTATTCAACCGCGCGAAAATAACTGGTTGAACGTTGTCGGTTCAAACACCATCGCCATCTACACCACGCACCGCATTCTGGTCGAGGGCGCAAGCCTGGTACTCATCAAACAGGTAAGCGGACATGCGTTCACGGCAACCAGCGAACTGGCGCTGCTGCTGACCTATCCGCTACTAAGCCTTTTCGTGTGCACGCTGTTTGGTCTTTTAGTGCGCCAGATTTCGCGTCGCCTGACGGACGACCTGCTGTTTAGCCCACCGGCCAAACGCGCGCTGGCGACCTCCTGA
- the lolE gene encoding lipoprotein-releasing ABC transporter permease subunit LolE — protein MAPSLSLLIGLRFSRGRRRSGMVSLISVISTVGIALGVAVLILGLSAMNGFERELNNRVLAVVPHGQIEAVNQPWTNWRTILPQVEKVNGIAAAAPYITFTGLVESGSNMRAIQVKGVDPAQESRLSALPKFVQGESWSDFKAGGQQIIIGKGVADALKVKQGDWLTIMIPNANAEHKLLQPKRIRLHVSGILQLSGQLDHSFAMIPLQDAQQYLEMGDSVTGIAIKVHDVFNANKLVRSAGEVTNSYVTIQSWIGTYGYMYRDIQMIRAIMYLAMVLVIGVACFNIVSTLVMAVKDKSSDIAVLRTLGAKDGLIRAIFVWYGLLAGLLGSLLGVVIGVLCALNLTPIIKWIEGVTRHKFLSGDIYFIDFLPSELHWLDVFYVLVTALLLSLLASWYPARRASRIDPARVLSGQ, from the coding sequence ATGGCCCCGTCACTCTCCCTTCTGATTGGCCTGCGCTTTAGCCGCGGGCGTCGCCGCAGCGGTATGGTGTCGCTGATCTCCGTGATTTCTACCGTCGGTATCGCGCTGGGCGTCGCGGTATTGATCCTCGGTTTAAGCGCGATGAACGGCTTTGAGCGCGAGCTGAATAATCGCGTACTGGCCGTGGTGCCGCACGGGCAAATTGAAGCGGTAAACCAGCCGTGGACCAACTGGCGCACCATTCTGCCGCAGGTTGAAAAAGTGAACGGTATCGCGGCTGCGGCGCCTTACATCACCTTCACCGGGCTGGTCGAAAGCGGCAGCAATATGCGCGCGATTCAGGTGAAAGGTGTCGATCCTGCGCAGGAAAGCCGTTTAAGCGCGTTGCCGAAATTCGTGCAGGGCGAAAGCTGGAGCGACTTTAAGGCGGGCGGTCAGCAAATCATTATCGGCAAAGGTGTGGCGGATGCGCTGAAGGTGAAGCAGGGCGACTGGCTGACCATCATGATCCCGAACGCTAATGCGGAACACAAGCTGCTGCAACCTAAACGCATTCGTCTGCATGTTTCCGGCATTTTGCAGCTTAGTGGCCAGCTCGATCACAGCTTTGCCATGATTCCATTGCAGGATGCGCAGCAGTATCTGGAAATGGGTGACAGTGTCACGGGAATCGCGATTAAAGTACACGACGTCTTCAACGCCAATAAACTGGTCCGTTCGGCAGGCGAAGTGACCAACAGCTATGTCACCATCCAGAGCTGGATTGGCACCTATGGCTATATGTACCGCGATATCCAGATGATTCGCGCGATTATGTATCTGGCGATGGTATTAGTCATCGGCGTGGCCTGCTTCAATATTGTGTCGACGCTGGTGATGGCGGTGAAAGATAAAAGTAGCGATATTGCGGTACTGCGCACATTGGGCGCAAAAGACGGGCTGATCCGCGCAATTTTCGTGTGGTATGGTTTACTCGCTGGCCTGTTAGGCAGCCTTCTCGGTGTGGTGATTGGCGTGCTGTGTGCGCTGAATCTGACGCCGATTATTAAGTGGATTGAAGGTGTTACTCGCCATAAATTTTTGTCTGGCGATATCTATTTTATTGACTTCCTGCCGTCTGAACTTCACTGGCTGGATGTCTTTTATGTGCTGGTCACCGCACTGTTGCTGAGTTTGCTGGCGAGCTGGTATCCGGCTCGCCGCGCCAGCCGTATCGACCCGGCGAGGGTGCTGAGTGGCCAGTAA
- the lolC gene encoding lipoprotein-releasing ABC transporter permease subunit LolC codes for MYQPVALFIGLRYMRGRAADRFGRFVSWLSTIGITLGVMALVTVLSVMNGFERQLQNNILGLMPQAILTAENGSLNPQTLPEKDVKLQGVTRVAPLTTGDVVLQSARNVSVGVMLGVDPAQKDPLTPYLVNVKQSALEAGKYNVILGEQLAEQLGVNRGDQLRVMVPSASQFTPMGRVPSQRLFNVIGTFAASSEVDGYQMLVNIQDASRLMRYPAGNITGWRLWLDKPLQVDTLSQQTLPEGTKWQDWRERKGELFQAVRMEKNMMGLLLSLIIAVAAFNIITSLGLMVMEKQGEVAILQTQGLTPRQILMVFMVQGASAGVIGALLGAVLGVLLASQLNNLMPIIGAFLDGAALPVAIDPVQVIVIALVAMALALLSTLYPSWRAAATQPAEALRYE; via the coding sequence ATGTATCAACCTGTCGCACTATTCATTGGCCTGCGTTACATGCGTGGGCGCGCAGCGGACCGCTTCGGTCGCTTTGTTTCCTGGCTGTCGACAATCGGCATTACGCTTGGCGTAATGGCGCTGGTCACCGTACTTTCGGTGATGAACGGCTTTGAACGTCAGCTGCAAAACAACATTCTGGGGCTGATGCCTCAGGCCATCCTGACCGCTGAAAACGGTTCGCTCAATCCCCAAACGCTGCCTGAGAAAGACGTTAAGCTACAGGGCGTTACGCGGGTTGCACCGCTAACTACCGGCGATGTGGTGCTGCAAAGCGCGCGCAACGTCTCGGTTGGTGTGATGCTGGGGGTTGATCCCGCACAGAAGGATCCGTTGACACCGTATCTGGTCAACGTCAAACAGAGTGCGCTGGAAGCGGGCAAATATAACGTCATTCTCGGTGAACAGCTGGCGGAGCAACTGGGTGTAAACCGTGGCGATCAGCTGCGTGTGATGGTGCCGTCGGCGAGCCAGTTTACGCCGATGGGCCGCGTTCCAAGCCAGCGTCTGTTTAATGTCATCGGCACGTTCGCCGCAAGCAGCGAAGTCGATGGCTATCAAATGCTGGTCAACATTCAGGACGCCTCGCGCTTAATGCGCTATCCGGCTGGGAATATCACCGGCTGGCGTCTGTGGCTTGATAAACCGTTGCAGGTCGATACCCTCAGCCAGCAAACGCTGCCGGAAGGCACAAAATGGCAGGACTGGCGCGAGCGTAAAGGCGAGCTGTTCCAGGCCGTGCGCATGGAGAAAAACATGATGGGGCTGCTGCTGAGCCTGATCATCGCGGTGGCAGCCTTCAATATCATCACCTCGCTGGGGCTGATGGTGATGGAGAAGCAGGGCGAAGTCGCCATTCTGCAAACCCAGGGGCTGACGCCGCGGCAAATTCTGATGGTCTTTATGGTTCAGGGCGCCAGCGCGGGCGTGATTGGCGCGCTGCTTGGCGCCGTGCTGGGCGTGCTGCTCGCCAGCCAGCTTAACAATTTAATGCCGATAATCGGCGCATTTCTTGATGGTGCGGCGCTGCCGGTAGCTATCGACCCGGTGCAGGTTATCGTGATTGCGCTGGTGGCGATGGCACTGGCATTACTCTCTACGCTTTATCCTTCCTGGCGCGCTGCCGCCACTCAACCCGCTGAGGCTTTACGTTATGAATAA
- the nagK gene encoding N-acetylglucosamine kinase, giving the protein MHYGFDIGGSKIALGVFDTTRQLVWETRVATPKESYDAFLDAVCGLVAQADARFNCQGTVGIGIPGMPETEDGTLYAANVPAATGKPLRADLSRLLERDVRLDNDANCFAISEAWDDEFTQYPLVMGLILGTGVGGGIVQNGKSITGHRYITGEFGHIRLPVDALEVVGRDFPLTRCGCGQLGCIENYLSGRGFAWLYTHFYHQQRTSPEIVALWEQGDVQAREHVERYLDLLAVCLGNILTIVDPDLVVLGGGLSNFSAITDGLAQRLPRHLLPVAAVPRIERARHGDAGGMRGAAFLHLTN; this is encoded by the coding sequence ATGCATTATGGATTTGATATTGGCGGCAGCAAAATTGCACTCGGCGTGTTCGATACGACGCGGCAGCTCGTCTGGGAAACGCGTGTCGCGACGCCGAAAGAGAGTTATGACGCGTTTCTTGACGCCGTTTGCGGCCTGGTGGCGCAAGCCGATGCGCGCTTCAACTGTCAGGGAACGGTGGGAATTGGTATTCCGGGCATGCCGGAAACCGAAGACGGTACGCTGTATGCGGCCAACGTGCCTGCTGCCACGGGTAAACCGCTGCGCGCAGACTTAAGCCGCTTGCTGGAACGCGATGTGCGCCTCGATAACGACGCCAATTGCTTCGCTATCTCCGAGGCGTGGGATGATGAATTTACCCAGTATCCGCTGGTGATGGGGTTAATTCTCGGCACCGGCGTCGGCGGCGGCATTGTACAGAACGGCAAATCGATTACCGGCCATCGCTATATTACCGGAGAATTCGGTCACATCCGCTTGCCGGTGGATGCGTTAGAGGTGGTGGGCCGTGATTTTCCGTTAACGCGCTGCGGCTGCGGGCAACTGGGCTGCATCGAAAATTACCTTTCCGGGCGCGGATTTGCCTGGCTTTATACACATTTTTATCACCAGCAACGCACCTCTCCGGAGATTGTCGCATTGTGGGAGCAGGGCGACGTGCAGGCGCGCGAACACGTTGAGCGCTATCTGGACCTCCTGGCGGTGTGCCTGGGCAATATTTTAACTATCGTAGACCCGGATTTAGTGGTCCTCGGTGGCGGGTTATCAAACTTTTCAGCTATCACAGATGGGCTAGCGCAGCGCCTGCCGCGCCATTTACTCCCCGTCGCTGCCGTACCGCGCATAGAACGCGCACGGCACGGTGACGCGGGAGGAATGCGCGGCGCTGCCTTCCTTCATCTCACAAACTAA